In the Streptomyces spororaveus genome, CGACCCCGCGCCCGGTGCTGTCAGGCGCGGCGGTCGGCGGCGTCGAAGCGGGCCAGGGCCAGGGCTCCGGTGCGCAGGGCTTCCTCCAGGGCCCGGTACGCCGTCCCGTCCAGGCCGCCCAGTTCCCGCGCCACCTCCTCGGTGGCGTCGCGGGCGATCTCGGCGGCCAGGTCTCCCGGCGGGGTACGGGGGCCGAGCTTGCTCACGGCCGACGCGGCCCGGGCCGGGGTGAGCAGGCCGGTGCCGTGGGCGAGGAGCCAGCCGGGGACTCCCGCCACGCCGTCGGGCGGCGCCTGGTAGGGGCGGGAGCCGTCGTACCGCTCGTCCTCGGCGAAGGCGGGCTGTTTCACCTTCGCCATGGGGCGCCCGGGTCCGCGGGAGCCGTCGGCGGGTTTGACGACGATGCCCTCGGCGAGGTTGTCGGGCAGCGCGGGCAGGCCCAGCAGGCCGGGCAGCCGGGTGGGGAAGACCACCGGCAGCTCCTGGAGGCGTGCGAGCGGGCCTTCGGCGAGCAGCGGGACGCAGAGCAGCCCGGCCTCGGCGGCCGCGGCGCGCAGCGTCCGGTCCCCGATCCAGCGCGTGCCGCCGTCGTCGGTGACGGTGGCGTCGAAGGGGAGCCAGAGGAGTCCGGGGGCGTACCAGACTCCGGTCTGCACGGGATCGGCTCCGGGCGTGGCGGGTACGCCGGGGTGCGGGTAGCGGCCGCCGGCGAGTTCGCCG is a window encoding:
- a CDS encoding RNA ligase family protein, whose product is MHPEPRPWTPYPKIPANTRLGEARGRNWVAHEKIHGANFAVVCDASGAYPAKRRELLADGGLDDFFGVGRIWPALAVAAIRCARTLRQDTGAPASAVVTVYGELAGGRYPHPGVPATPGADPVQTGVWYAPGLLWLPFDATVTDDGGTRWIGDRTLRAAAAEAGLLCVPLLAEGPLARLQELPVVFPTRLPGLLGLPALPDNLAEGIVVKPADGSRGPGRPMAKVKQPAFAEDERYDGSRPYQAPPDGVAGVPGWLLAHGTGLLTPARAASAVSKLGPRTPPGDLAAEIARDATEEVARELGGLDGTAYRALEEALRTGALALARFDAADRRA